The following nucleotide sequence is from Candidatus Schekmanbacteria bacterium.
GCAGTCGATATAAAAATAGGCCAAGGAGCAAAACCGGGAATAGGTGGCCATTTGCCGGGAGAAAAAGTCGGACTTGACATTTCAAAAACTCGTATGATACCAATAGGCACCGATGCATTATCACCTGCTCCTCATCATGACATTTACTCCATCGAGGATCTCAGGCAGTTGATTTATGCAATAAAGGAAGCAACTAATTACAAGCCGGTATCAGTTAAGATTGCAACTGTCCATAATGTTGCAGCCATTGTAAGCGGTATTGTCCGCGCTGGTGCTGATATAGTTTATTTAGACGGTTTCAGGGGAGGTACTGGTGCTTCTCCCAAGATTGTTAGGGACCATGTTGGAATACCATTGGAACTTGCCCTTGCGGCAGTTGATGACAGACTGCGTGAAGAAGGAATAAGAAATCAAGCATCAATTATAGCGGCAGGCAGTATTAGGTCAAGTGCAGACGCAATTAAAGCAATAGCTCTTGGTGCAGATGCCGTTGCGATTGGCACAGCGGCTCTAGTAGCAATTGGATGCAGAGTTTGCCAAACATGCCATATGGGTAAATGCGCATGGGGAATTGCAACACAAAGGCCTGAATTAGCAAGAAGGCTTGACCCTGAAATTGCTGCCGAAAGACTTATTAATATGCTCAAAGCATGGAAATTTGAAATAAAAGAAGTTTTAGGAAGTCTTGGACTTAATGCTATTGAATCTCTGCGCGGCAGTAGAGAAAGATTGAGAGGTATTGGTTTAGACGCTCAAACATTGGATATTTTGGGTGTAAAACCGGCAGGAAAATAATATTTGAGAAATAAGAAAATGGATGCAGATACTTTGATAGAGTCAGGGAGAATCGAACCGGACAACGGAAAAGGAAAAATGGAAAAGCGTGAAAAAATAGTAATAGACGCAAAAGGTATCTATTACAGAGAATTAAATGAAAAAATCCGTGATGCTATTTACAATCTAAAATGTAAAGAAATTCATCTCAATAATGTAAATGGTCAGCGCTATATTGGAGATGGGATTGAGGCAAAGGTAACCATTGTAATTAATGGTGTACCGGGGAATGACCTTGCAGCATTTATGAATGGACCTACAATTATCGTCAACGATAATGCACAAGATGCAGTAGGCAATACGATGAACAATGGTAAAGTAATTGTCAAGGGACATTCAAGCGATGTCATTGGATATGGAATGAGAGGAGGCAAGATTTTCATAAAAGGTGATGTAGGATACAGAGTTGGAATTCATATGAAAGCTTATAAAAACACCGTGCCATATATCATCTGTGGCGGAAGAGCAGGTGATTTTTTAGGTGAATATATGGCAGGAGGAGTTCTTGCCGTTTTAGGACTCGATGAAAATGATAATAGACCCCTAACCGGTGATTATTTAGGTACAGGCATGCATGGAGGAGTTATATACATACGCGGTGAAGTCGATGAAAGGACACTAGGCAAAGAGGTTGGAATTGTGGATTTTACTGAAAAGGATATGCAAGAATTTGGAAAAATCTTAAAGGAATATGCTGATGACCTTGACTTAGATTTTGATGAAATAATGTCAAAACCATTTA
It contains:
- a CDS encoding FMN-binding glutamate synthase family protein, translating into MRKSYLIPEFRVEIDHTRCRRCKRCIMNCSYEALSFSDRVVADHFKCVACHRCIVFCPENVITVRKNPVDFKESFNWTNRHRLDIWKQAETGGIPLTGMGNDLPYQIIWDHLVLDACQVTNPSIDPLREPMELRTYLGKKPDSLQFEETADGKIKLKEKPPKNIKLEMPVVFSPMSYGSISLNAHKAMAMTAKEMGIVMHTGEGGLHKDLYDYSDYMIVQCASGRFGVHAEYLKRGIAVDIKIGQGAKPGIGGHLPGEKVGLDISKTRMIPIGTDALSPAPHHDIYSIEDLRQLIYAIKEATNYKPVSVKIATVHNVAAIVSGIVRAGADIVYLDGFRGGTGASPKIVRDHVGIPLELALAAVDDRLREEGIRNQASIIAAGSIRSSADAIKAIALGADAVAIGTAALVAIGCRVCQTCHMGKCAWGIATQRPELARRLDPEIAAERLINMLKAWKFEIKEVLGSLGLNAIESLRGSRERLRGIGLDAQTLDILGVKPAGK